A window of the Pelagicoccus enzymogenes genome harbors these coding sequences:
- the floA gene encoding flotillin-like protein FloA (flotillin-like protein involved in membrane lipid rafts): MNSTMITIALVVAGIIGLVIFLYLLSFFQTWLKAILSGAGVGFTTLVAMRLRSVPYSTVVDAKITAIKAGIDLQEGPLEAHYLAGGNLIPTVQAIIAAKKAGIKLEWVQACAIDLATKGSGKSVVEAVRTSVDPKVIDCPSQDGPKKSIDGVAKDGIQVKAKARVTVRTNLDRFVGGAKEETIIARVGEGIVTTIGSADSYKKVLESPDSISKVVLQRGLDVGTAFEILSIDIADVDVGQNVGALLQEAQAEANKNMAQAQAEIRRAAAVALEQEMQAKVQEMRAKVVEAEAQVPLAMAEAFRNGNLGIMDYYKMKNVESDTNMRDSISGKGDSEKEAR; this comes from the coding sequence ATGAATAGCACAATGATCACAATTGCCCTCGTCGTCGCGGGCATCATCGGACTGGTAATTTTTCTTTACCTGCTGTCCTTCTTCCAAACTTGGCTCAAGGCGATCCTCTCTGGAGCGGGCGTGGGCTTCACCACCTTGGTCGCCATGCGCTTGCGTAGCGTGCCTTACAGCACGGTGGTCGATGCCAAGATCACAGCGATCAAAGCTGGGATCGATTTGCAGGAAGGGCCTTTGGAAGCTCACTACTTGGCAGGCGGTAACTTGATTCCTACGGTGCAGGCTATCATCGCAGCCAAAAAGGCGGGCATCAAGTTGGAGTGGGTGCAGGCGTGCGCCATCGACCTTGCCACCAAGGGATCGGGCAAGTCGGTGGTCGAGGCGGTTCGCACTTCGGTTGACCCGAAGGTGATCGATTGTCCCAGCCAAGACGGTCCCAAGAAGTCGATCGATGGCGTCGCCAAAGATGGGATACAAGTGAAAGCAAAAGCTCGAGTGACCGTGCGTACCAATTTGGACCGCTTCGTAGGGGGGGCCAAGGAAGAGACCATCATCGCTCGTGTGGGTGAAGGTATTGTCACGACTATCGGTTCGGCCGACAGCTACAAGAAGGTTTTGGAAAGCCCGGACAGCATTTCCAAGGTCGTGCTGCAGCGCGGCTTGGATGTGGGCACCGCCTTTGAAATTCTTTCGATCGACATCGCCGATGTCGATGTGGGGCAAAACGTGGGTGCCTTGCTCCAGGAAGCTCAGGCGGAAGCCAACAAGAATATGGCTCAAGCGCAGGCGGAAATTCGTCGCGCGGCGGCGGTTGCCCTCGAGCAGGAAATGCAGGCCAAGGTGCAGGAAATGCGAGCTAAGGTTGTCGAGGCAGAAGCCCAAGTGCCTCTGGCGATGGCGGAAGCCTTCCGCAATGGCAACCTCGGGATCATGGATTACTACAAAATGAAGAATGTAGAGTCCGACACTAACATGCGCGATTCGATTTCCGGAAAGGGAGACAGCGAGAAGGAAGCCCGTTAG
- a CDS encoding mechanosensitive ion channel family protein produces the protein MAQENTEAATSAAKSAESSNEGLMAFFTEERVNSIVEWAAANGLKILAAILIFVIGKWVVGKIRNGVKKTMEKKQVDPALVSFGTSILYYMLMIAVILAAIQQVGFQTTSLVAILGAAGLAVGLALQGSLSNFASGVLIIMFRPFRIGDVIDAGGHIGKVVEIGVLVTIMHSPDNKKIIVPNSSIMSGSITNITANDTRRVDMSVGVSYSDDLDKVTNIINDVLNADERVLKDPAPQVVVSALADSSVNFHVRPWTKKEDYWNVFFDFQKTIKQRLDSEGVSIPFPQRDVWMRKAD, from the coding sequence ATGGCACAAGAAAATACCGAAGCAGCCACTAGCGCCGCTAAATCAGCAGAGTCTTCAAACGAAGGCCTCATGGCCTTCTTCACCGAAGAGCGAGTAAACAGCATCGTGGAATGGGCCGCCGCAAACGGACTCAAGATCCTCGCGGCTATCCTCATCTTCGTCATCGGCAAGTGGGTCGTCGGCAAGATCCGCAACGGCGTGAAAAAAACCATGGAAAAGAAGCAGGTCGATCCCGCTCTCGTTTCCTTCGGAACCAGCATCCTCTACTACATGCTGATGATCGCTGTGATCCTCGCAGCTATCCAGCAAGTGGGCTTCCAGACCACTTCCCTAGTGGCCATTCTTGGTGCTGCAGGCTTGGCGGTGGGCCTGGCATTGCAGGGCTCCCTCTCCAACTTCGCATCCGGAGTCCTCATCATCATGTTCCGCCCCTTCCGCATCGGCGACGTTATCGATGCAGGAGGACACATCGGCAAGGTGGTGGAAATCGGCGTGCTCGTCACCATCATGCACAGCCCGGACAACAAGAAGATCATCGTACCGAACTCTTCCATCATGTCCGGCAGCATCACCAATATCACCGCTAACGACACCCGTCGCGTCGACATGTCAGTGGGAGTTAGCTACTCGGACGATTTGGATAAGGTGACCAACATCATCAACGACGTGCTCAACGCCGACGAACGCGTGCTCAAGGATCCAGCGCCTCAGGTGGTGGTATCGGCCCTGGCCGACAGCAGCGTCAACTTCCACGTCCGTCCCTGGACCAAGAAGGAAGACTACTGGAACGTTTTCTTCGATTTCCAGAAGACCATCAAACAACGTCTCGACAGCGAAGGCGTCAGCATCCCGTTCCCACAGCGCGACGTTTGGATGCGCAAAGCCGACTAA
- a CDS encoding UDP-2,3-diacylglucosamine diphosphatase: MKKPPLRFKTIFISDVHLGTLNCKAKECLHFLKNTRCDRLVLNGDIIDGWQLGRGSKWGKMDTKFVRYVLKRVEKHQQEVIYLRGNHDDILSRFLPMEFSTVKIVEDYIHENPNGRYLVLHGDVFDTITKNFTFLAHLGDWGYKMLMSLNRWYNKYRSWRGKEYYSLSKAIKAKVKKAVSFISDFEEKLAKLAASRGCSGVICGHIHTPADKHFENLHYLNSGDWVESLSAIVEHQDGRFELVHFKDFVLEYPMKEEGTLAEAEEELESALSPKLFAEGF, translated from the coding sequence ATGAAGAAGCCTCCGCTCAGATTCAAGACGATCTTCATCTCGGACGTCCATCTCGGCACCTTGAACTGCAAAGCGAAGGAGTGCCTGCACTTCCTGAAAAACACCCGCTGCGACCGACTCGTCCTCAACGGCGACATCATCGACGGCTGGCAACTCGGTCGTGGCAGCAAGTGGGGCAAGATGGACACTAAATTTGTCCGCTACGTCCTAAAGCGAGTGGAAAAGCATCAGCAGGAGGTCATCTACCTGAGAGGCAACCACGACGACATCCTCAGCCGCTTCCTCCCCATGGAGTTCTCGACCGTCAAGATCGTGGAGGACTACATTCACGAGAATCCCAACGGCCGCTACCTTGTCCTGCACGGGGACGTCTTCGACACCATCACCAAGAATTTCACCTTCCTCGCCCACCTCGGCGACTGGGGCTACAAAATGCTGATGAGCCTCAACCGCTGGTACAACAAGTACCGTTCCTGGCGGGGCAAGGAGTACTACTCCCTCTCCAAGGCTATCAAAGCGAAGGTCAAGAAAGCGGTCAGCTTCATCTCCGACTTCGAGGAAAAGCTGGCCAAGCTTGCCGCCTCCCGCGGCTGTAGCGGAGTGATCTGCGGGCATATCCACACCCCGGCCGACAAGCACTTCGAAAACCTGCACTACTTGAATTCCGGCGATTGGGTCGAGTCACTTTCCGCCATCGTCGAACACCAGGACGGCCGTTTCGAGCTGGTCCACTTCAAGGACTTCGTGCTGGAGTACCCAATGAAGGAAGAGGGAACCCTAGCAGAGGCGGAGGAAGAGCTGGAGTCCGCGCTGTCGCCGAAACTCTTCGCAGAGGGGTTTTAG
- the miaA gene encoding tRNA (adenosine(37)-N6)-dimethylallyltransferase MiaA, which yields MQGNKQNNEVESGPLQRIYCLTGCTAVGKTELALRWAEENGAEIVNCDSLLFYRGMDVGTAKPSAAEMARVPHHLIDFLEPSQQMDIGRYVEMAIATIRRIQARNKKVLVTGGSGFYLKAFFHPVVDAVSVSPETAALAAELMEGGLSSAVEALRQRNPQGLDGLDVDNPRRVAKALERCIESGRTLQELKADFARQTNALVEAPKSLCILERDKEELNRRIAQRVDLMLEAGLVSEVESLLREGIERNPSACNAIGYRETISYLRGEYDLATLAEKIATNTRRLAKKQRTWFRGQLPDVGKRLDLTGGRQPEVEEVFTGHA from the coding sequence ATGCAGGGGAACAAACAGAACAACGAGGTCGAATCGGGGCCATTGCAGCGGATTTATTGTCTGACCGGCTGTACCGCAGTGGGGAAGACGGAGCTCGCACTACGTTGGGCGGAAGAGAATGGCGCCGAGATCGTGAACTGCGATTCGCTGCTTTTCTACCGCGGAATGGACGTGGGGACGGCCAAGCCGAGCGCGGCGGAAATGGCTCGCGTGCCGCATCATCTCATCGACTTCCTGGAGCCGTCGCAGCAGATGGATATTGGCCGATATGTGGAAATGGCGATCGCGACGATACGTCGCATCCAAGCCCGCAATAAAAAGGTGTTGGTTACGGGGGGAAGCGGATTCTACCTGAAAGCGTTCTTCCATCCTGTAGTGGATGCGGTAAGCGTTTCGCCAGAAACCGCAGCTCTGGCGGCGGAACTGATGGAGGGAGGTCTGTCGTCTGCAGTCGAAGCGTTGAGGCAGCGCAATCCTCAGGGATTGGATGGATTGGACGTGGACAATCCCCGTCGCGTTGCCAAGGCCTTGGAGCGCTGTATCGAATCGGGGCGAACCTTGCAGGAACTTAAGGCTGACTTCGCCCGCCAGACCAATGCCCTGGTGGAAGCTCCCAAGTCGCTTTGCATTCTCGAACGAGACAAGGAGGAGCTGAACCGGCGTATCGCCCAGCGCGTCGATTTGATGCTCGAAGCGGGGCTGGTCTCGGAGGTCGAGTCGCTATTGCGAGAGGGGATCGAGCGCAATCCGAGCGCCTGTAATGCGATTGGCTACCGCGAAACTATCTCGTATCTGCGAGGCGAATACGATCTGGCCACCTTGGCCGAAAAGATTGCGACTAACACGCGTCGCCTTGCCAAGAAGCAGCGAACGTGGTTCCGGGGGCAGCTTCCGGATGTTGGCAAGCGACTGGACCTGACGGGCGGTCGGCAGCCGGAGGTCGAGGAGGTTTTTACCGGCCACGCCTAG